TCCAGAACTGCAAAGTGTCAGCTTCTGACGCAGCCGGAGAACCTATCCGCGAGCGGGAACGCTGACACCTGACGGCTCCATCTCTCCACAAGCCGGTTTTGGCCATCACGACCACTTGGGCTCTGCAGTGCAGGATCTGCTGCGTTGTATGGAAGCAGAGTCTTCGCACACTGCCGTGGACATGCTGCCCCCAAAGACCTGCCTGCCGAGGAACTACAGCTGCATAGCTGGACTGTTCGGAAGCCTGGCAGCGGCAAACCCGCGGCTTGACGATGGGGAAGATTTTGACAGGATCAACGGGACTTGCGAGCCCATCGAGAGCCCCGTGGTGGACGTGAGACCCCGGGGCAGAGAGATCTTCCTGAAGCCTCCACAGAGTCCAACTCTGCGGCGGAGGTGCAAGTCGCTGCCCACGCCCACAGAGAGAGCAAAGTTAGAGATCTCCCGCAGCAGAAGTCCAACTAGTCAGAAAAAGGTCCGCTTCGCCGACTCCCTGGGCCTGGAGCTCATTTCAGTGAAGCACTTCGATGACACAGATGAGCCGGAGGTGCCGGAGCGCATATTGGCAAAACTGCCCAAAGGACCCCTCCACCTTAATCATTTGGAAACAAAATTCCCGCGGGCCCCTGCGCAGTCTGTGTTCATGGAGCTGCAGTTCAGTAACCCAGGCACGTTACCCGGCTTTGaacagagagtgagggaggtCAAAGTCATGTTGGAGACGGTCGAGGCAGACGAATTCAGTCTCTCCGGGTTTGTGCGCGTTTTGAATCTGGCTTTCGAAAAGAGCGTCTCTTTGCGGTATTCTCTAAACAACTGGTTAACGTTTATGGACAGTTTGGCTTCTTATGTCCCAAGCTCCAGCGACGGTGTCACCGATAAGTTCCGTTTCAAGATCGTCATGCCCACCTACCTCGACAACGGAGGCACACTGCAGTTTGCAATTAAATACTGTGTGGGCGGTCAAGAGTTCTGGGACAATAATAATGGGAACAACTACAAAGTGCGGCGTCACCGATTCAAGATGTCCCCGCCGCGGGAATGGGAGAACGGATGGATCCACTTTATCTGAGCTTTGCGGTGTGAGGTGGAACACTGCATGCGTTATTTGCGCGTACTGATCCCCGAGTACCTTAATTATGACTGTAGCCTGttaaagttttttctttctgacattGTCAGCAACACACACGTTGTGACACCGAAAACAATTTCccacaatgcttcaaatatttAGTAAACAGAATGGGTGTTGGGGACTGCTGCTTAAGCCCTTTGACAGGCGCCGGTGTGGGATGCTGTTAGATAATTTGCCTTGATGTCAGGGCTCTGTATCGCTTGGTGCCCTTTGGGAGGGCATGTTCATGTTATGTAATGTAGAAACACGTGCCACGGAAAACGTGCCGGGCATTGCCGGCTTCAGGCATCACTGCTTCTCACAGGAGATGCCGTGAATTTATTTGATGGCGTGGGGATCTTTAAATTATCACTTTGTGTTCCACGTGTGCAAAAACACCGGCTTTATGGGAAGCAGAAATCGTCACATCTTGGCTGATGTGGACGCCAAGGGAACGTATAggctttttttttgggggggggggggggggtccacaTGCGGCAGGTgatttcattcataaaaattCAATGTATAATGTCTCACTGCCATACTATTGAAAAATGCCTTATTTTAAGCCGTGATGTGGAACGTTATGTAGCATTTCCCCCCAGCAGGTTTAAATAgtgtaaaatgtacatttaacatGCAGCCTACAGGCACAGGGGGCTACAGGCTTCCAATCCAGGGACGCTATACTTGGTCAGAAACCTACCTTTTAGCCGTATGTTTGCGCCCGCTCAACACCTATTGTATATTTTTGCAAAGTCCAAAGATGATGAACTCAAAATCTTTCCTAGGAAAAGAAATTTCCGTAAATTATAACTGCATCTTGCATATTCCATCAGATCTTGAAGGCTAAAAGAATGGGCTTCAATACTGTCATAGTGTAcggtttgtttcttttctgaatGAACCCCTTGAACATGGTCGTTGTCCTCCACCACCCAAAGGGAAAATAGATCTAGCAGCCCTTTGCAAGCTTAAATTTACCTCAGATTACCACTGGACTCTTCTTCTTCAGGTTTATTGTTGTAAGATAGATGTTATTTTCACAGTAATTATTTTCTAACGGATACAGAAAAGTATTATTGTACATTACAGATACAAAATGCAATGCTCATTCATTTCTAATGCTCTTGATTGCACTGTGTTACTCGTGCTTTTTGCAGAGCAGTATTGTCTGTAGACAAAGTAGCTACTATACAAACAACTGTGTTTAAATGGCTTTTATCCACAGTCACCACTGTGCAAGGACAGTGCTACTCTCACACCCCACGTGACCAAAGTGGTTTGGAGCACCTGactggctgatttttttttgtccttagATGGCAAACTGTTGCCTGATGACTTCATTTCTGTATCACATGCCTTGACTGATGTTGTACAACCACTCTGCCCACGACAGAAAACAGCTAACACCACATTcataagtttgtttgtttcattattaattCACTGGGGAGCAGTCTTCCAAATCATTTGTTGTCATGTACTCTGTCTTTGTGACAAACAGACTTGCATGTCATTACTTCATTGCATATATCcatcatgctttttttttttttttttttttttttttacattgtagGATATGAACAATGTTTGCGGGCATGTAAAAGTTGAGACTTCTGCAAGCAGAGGAATAACAAACAGGGTGCTTTTGATTGCAGGGCACTGACTGTAATCTGAACATCACTTTGTCCTTTGTTTACATCATCACGGCCTCGGGGGAAGCTCTCCGTTTAATGAGGCCATCAGGTTGGGAGGTGGATAAAAACTATTCCTGTAACCACTTAGGTTTTGGAGCAGCTCCACTGTGAACTCTTCAGTGATGTTTGTCTCTAAATCTGACAGGGTTTGCATTGGAACTTGGATGCTGTACCTGATGAACGGCTTTGCTGAAGTAAGAGATGTCCAGCACTGAGCTGATATTTGCTTTCACCACATTTAGCTTTATCATGTACAGAGCTGCATTCCTCTAGCACATTTCTTAAAATGCACTGTGGATATATAATGCCTGGTCATGGCAGAGCTTGCTGTGTGTTATATTGTTAAATCAGTGGCATAGTGTCTGCTTTGGTCTGTGTAAACTTTGTTCAAGCATCCATGCAGGTACAAAACCAGAAAGCGTTAGTTATCATGAGACTGCTGACGGGGGTACAGAGAGATGCATCAATACCAATCAGTCACTGCCAACACAGACTGCGTTTTGAAATTTAACAAGATTTGCTCTGTTTAGTCAACAGTGTGCAGTTTGGGGTTGTGTGACCGTCTGAATATGATGCTTTCTCCATGTTCATTACATGTGagtctttgatttgatttaagaTGCCAGTACTCAGTCTGAGCCTGGCATCTCCAACGCGGCTGTTGTTATTGGTGCATCCCTACCATAAAGAAAGTGAAGGGCTTCTGGTGTGATTAGATTTTCACCTCAGTGTATACATAACATTTTGCATTAGAACTCACGTATATATAgatgtgtatgtaaatgtgttaatgtgtcatATTGAATGTCTTCCTATTACTGTTCTATGTCACGTGTATTTTGAAGCATCTTAAAAGCAGGCTGGAGAGATGTGAATGGTAAAAGTTTGTTGTCTGTTGATGCTGTGAAGTTGGAAGATAAAACATAAGCCCAAACTTAATTAATTTCTGAAGCACACTGATTGTTAAATTTAATAATCAAAACTTTCTACAAGATCatttaaaataagaataataataaccaACCATGTGAACATTTGTCTCAAAATGATGCTTTATATATCACAGAGACTTTccttgaaatgtgaaatatgtacCAGCGTGTGGAAAGTATTTCCGAATGACGTGAATACACGGGAAACACCCTGTCCACAGTTAAAGGCAAAATATGAGTTTAATGATGAAGAGCTGAGAGAATGCAAGTGCTTGTTTGTTCAGCGATAATGTGACTGCAGATGGATGAAAAGACGTGAACTCCAGACAATGACAAAGGCACATATCTGGTCAAGAGTGATAATGTAAGATGCACTTTGGTGTTTGATAACTTTTGTCATGAGCGACTTATGATTGTAGCAGACTCGGTCAAAGCGGGTCTAATGCACTTTGAGTGAGAACAAGGAAAGGGACAAGGTTGCAGGCCACAATACTGATGATAGCTTCCCCTGTGAATAGCTACTAACCAAGATGTTTTCAAATCTTGTCCtctcttatttctcttttctgtcactgtctaAAGCCTAATTCACCTCTGTCTTACTTATAACCATCAGAATGCCCTGAATTGATTTCAGTGagttgtttgcttttgtcaaTTCTATGCAACCCCTTTTGTGTTGCGACATCTCCAGTCATCTGACTGTATTAATCTGTATTGTGTGCTATTTGTCTAATGTTAATATGTTTGCATGTACCTTTTACttttatgtttagtttttaatgtAGCCTATGTTTTCTTAAAACAATAGTTAATAAAGACATTTGTGATGGAAACCAAATACTCTGCCAGTACTTCAAAAATCACACAATGTAATCTCTATATCACTCAATTTCTCGCTAAAAATTATGTGAACATTGAACACAATCTGTTGCATAACAGTGTAGTCAGACCCATCACGACGAAATCACATCCCTTAGATTGTTGCGGAACTCCACAGTGTCTGTCACTATGATATAAAATAAGACATGATTGTGATatatatggtgtgtgtgagcgcagAGCTCTCAGGGTGTCAGACTATGAGATCAGCTGAGCACCTGATTAGCAAAGGGCTGCAGCTGGTCCCCATTCATGAAACAGCACACCGCAGCGGGCTGTAGCCGTCGCCATTGTAGACATGGCTGCGGACAtgtccccccaccaccacacacacacacatacacacacacatatacacacacacatacttccCACTCCTGTTTATGAAAGGGAGGGGTTGGAGCTTGAGGCAAGTGCAGGAGAATAAGAATACAAAAAGCTAATGATAACATAGCTAGTGATAGGAAAGGAAatagaaaggaaataaaaaacaaactagcATGCAGTCAAATAAATCCACAGTATCTGTAGCCGCTCAACAAAGCCTCCAGAGCTTTCATTAAAGGAATTAAATGGCGGATAATGGCACAGTAATATAATATGTGCTTGACTGAAGTGAAGTTTGATACTGGAGGCGTTTTTATTTGGAGAGCTAACAGAATTAACTAAGCGTGCTGCATTTAAAGCCTTGTCTGCATGTGTAGCAGGTATATGTTATACATGCAGTGTACTGGGGGATTCTGTGTCAGATTAGAACATGATCCTGCTTAATCTCTATGCAAACCTAAAGCAGCGATGACTGAGCGGTGTTGGTGACCCACAGTCAGGAGAAGCTGAGTTCAACTTTGCTTACTTATGGTTGTGCTGACAGTTTGTAGCTGCTCTGCGTTGTGCATTTCAGCAGCCATGCAGTGTGAATCCATATGGCCAGCCACAAAAGTCCTGCTGTGAGATTCCCACTCAGTTCTATGATTAGAGCTACTCAGCAGCTAGCTTGAAGTGGAAAATCACAAAATTCTCCCGAAACTGAGattaaaaacaggaaagcagGAAATTGAGCCGTGCatagtttgatttttttgatttgacTGCAGTGTGGCACATTTGCCTTGTCTGGATTTTGTTTGACTATTTGTTACATACACGAATCAGTTACTTTACATGTGTGTCTAATTATATATCATCAGTATGCCTCAGCATCAGCCTGTGTAATTACCAAGTCGTAGTATTCAGGCAACGTCACGCGGCGTCACAATAGCCGCTTATAAAGCTGCTGTGTTCATGCGATGATGAAGTTGTgattgttctctctctctctctggtatCTGGCAGCCATTGTCATCCCACCTGCGGATCTTCTTCCACCTCATCTGGAGTGTGTCCTCGGGCTCTAATAACGTGGTCAAGTCAATGCTCACAAACAGGTTTCATGATTTCAGTTTCAATCATTCTTGCGATGCACTGAGGGCAAATGCTGTGCCATGAGATTAATCCtgactcagcagcagccagagcTGCAGTGTAGACTACAGCCATAACCTCATCGCAGTGAGCACTCGAGCTGAATAATTAATCTGCTAAATGATCCTTTAAACTCTGGAAAATTCATTCTGTTGTTTGGAAGGGTCTTCTCTAACAGCTTACCTAGACAGGCTCCCTTATTCCTTTTACCGCAGCTGTTTCTTTTGCAGTTTACCTCTTTATACTCTTTATTACCCATCATGTTGCTTTACCTAAAACCTCTTGCTAAAGCTGAACTTCTTCCCATGTTTCTTATTATATTATATCCCATTTTATACTTCTTATTGTATTCCATATGCACTTatattcactcactcactcactcacaaagAGATTGAAATCAGGTGTGGCAGGAGTCAGACTGGATTTTTGTCAAACAGCCTGCTTGCCTTCTTTTCTCATCCTCTTTCCGTCCCTGCTGCGTgtttcctcccttcctttcagacatactatgcaggatttgtctgtttgtttgtaaacaTGCCATTAAGCATCTCAGGAGGAAGATAGTTGATTAttgagtctcatttccaggtcATCAAATAGCCATCAACCCAAAATGTTGGTGTTCAACTGTCAGCTATCTTTCTCCAGAGTGGTTGATGGCCAGAAGTGttccaataaaagaaaatactaagaaaactgcaaagaaaataCTGGCGGGGGGCAGGAACTCTGGCTTCTGCCTCTACTTATAGTGGATCATAAGTAAAAACTGAAAGGAATTATGACATATTATATGCGTTGTCATGTATGAAGGAACATCTTTCATGGTaaaactttttcacttttcataaATAGATTTCCATCTTAAATCATTGGATCCTCTGAGCATGTATTACCTATTGAGTTTTCAACTTTATATGCTTAACCAATCATATAATATTGTTGAAATGTTTAAGGTCCAGTGTGAATACAATATTGATGATTATGTTATCATTAACGTATAGAattgtgttattattatgttaaaaCAAGTGTTTCATAACTACAGAGGGGGCGGGTCCTTCTCCTCCAAGGAGCCATGTtgcaccaccatgtttctaTAGCTGTGCAGaagggacaaaacaaacattggcACTAGTTTTTCACAAATTTAGCAGGCATCATGAAGAGGGTGAGGGGTAttcaataaacaaacattaacactcacaaagagcacagaaaaaaaatcaatatcaaaATACGGTTGGTTTCTGTCCTTCTTTGGAAAGCTTTCCTGTCTTTCGTTCAAAGCTCTCAGGGgaaattttcactgttaatcagaaagagagacaaatgacCTGTTCCTTCAAACACCATAATAAGACATAATAAAGAAACCAAGCAAAGTGCTTGCGGTGTGCTTTAACCACTTACCAGACTGTGACACAACCActtcaaatatcaaatataataTGGTTACTGTTCAACTTTGGTAATGTTACTTTTGTTAATCTTCAGTAAACTGAGCATTTTCTTAATGTTGTAACAGTATTTGTAGACTGCACAGAGTATTGCTATGGTACTTTGATATTTGTATTATAACAAAgtcaaatgacaatgtgaaatcAGTGTAAAAGGGGTCATTCATAGTGACAAACCAGTGGAAATTTATCACCTAAAGCTTTACGTAGATTTATAGGTAGTTTCAGCATGTTGTTTAGCTGTCCAGCCTGCAACTTAAGTTTTTTGCAGT
The Scatophagus argus isolate fScaArg1 chromosome 1, fScaArg1.pri, whole genome shotgun sequence DNA segment above includes these coding regions:
- the LOC124057304 gene encoding protein phosphatase 1 regulatory subunit 3E, with the translated sequence MEAESSHTAVDMLPPKTCLPRNYSCIAGLFGSLAAANPRLDDGEDFDRINGTCEPIESPVVDVRPRGREIFLKPPQSPTLRRRCKSLPTPTERAKLEISRSRSPTSQKKVRFADSLGLELISVKHFDDTDEPEVPERILAKLPKGPLHLNHLETKFPRAPAQSVFMELQFSNPGTLPGFEQRVREVKVMLETVEADEFSLSGFVRVLNLAFEKSVSLRYSLNNWLTFMDSLASYVPSSSDGVTDKFRFKIVMPTYLDNGGTLQFAIKYCVGGQEFWDNNNGNNYKVRRHRFKMSPPREWENGWIHFI